In the Candidatus Bathyarchaeia archaeon genome, one interval contains:
- a CDS encoding GNAT family N-acetyltransferase, which yields MAQIKFAVVEDLGRLRECELQIWESLSEWLPDSFVRPNMDYIRRPDYLQNWQEMLQNREVIYLSAEEDKEIIGLATGRAGEGGVGTLGFLGVKKDYRRGGEGSMLLNRFLEEAKKRNAHKVWLFTSPNLHSAIRLYIKTGFVPEGYMRQHSYGLDLIIYSRFLDQQK from the coding sequence ATGGCTCAGATAAAATTCGCTGTAGTTGAAGACTTGGGAAGGCTTCGAGAGTGCGAGTTGCAGATCTGGGAAAGCCTTAGTGAATGGCTGCCTGATTCATTTGTCAGGCCGAACATGGACTACATTCGGCGACCTGATTACCTGCAGAACTGGCAGGAAATGCTTCAGAATAGAGAGGTCATTTACCTTTCCGCAGAAGAAGACAAAGAGATCATTGGACTAGCAACTGGAAGGGCAGGAGAAGGCGGAGTCGGTACACTTGGGTTTCTAGGCGTCAAAAAGGATTATCGCAGAGGAGGCGAGGGCTCAATGTTGCTTAATAGGTTTCTTGAGGAGGCAAAGAAGAGAAACGCTCACAAGGTGTGGCTGTTCACTTCGCCTAACCTGCATTCGGCGATAAGGCTCTATATCAAGACTGGATTTGTGCCTGAAGGCTACATGAGGCAGCATTCGTACGGTCTAGATCTCATCATCTACAGCAGATTCTTGGACCAACAAAAGTGA
- a CDS encoding DUF6125 family protein, with translation MSGLTKEDQEMLKSMPTETLLNLFNMQIRNLWRVDGLYFLGIEERFGTEAATQIDSNCWKTLGKLEARELKSLLQIQNNDISALMYALRNTSWSLYQEEKQIEESLSIGVYRVTKCRVQEARISKALDVFPCKNVRFSYLKAFVEEFNPSIKVNCRFAPTEERPKNVWCEWEFKL, from the coding sequence ATGAGCGGCTTAACCAAAGAAGACCAAGAAATGCTGAAAAGCATGCCAACTGAAACGTTACTCAATCTCTTCAACATGCAAATCCGAAATCTCTGGCGCGTTGACGGCTTGTACTTCCTAGGCATTGAAGAACGATTTGGCACAGAAGCAGCAACTCAAATCGACTCAAACTGCTGGAAAACCCTAGGCAAGCTTGAGGCTCGCGAACTCAAGAGCTTACTCCAAATCCAGAACAACGACATTTCAGCATTAATGTATGCTCTGAGAAACACAAGTTGGTCACTTTATCAAGAGGAGAAACAGATCGAGGAATCGCTTTCCATAGGAGTCTACCGTGTTACCAAGTGTCGAGTACAAGAAGCAAGGATCAGCAAAGCGCTCGATGTTTTTCCATGCAAAAACGTGCGATTCAGCTACCTTAAAGCCTTCGTCGAAGAATTCAACCCAAGCATCAAGGTCAATTGCCGCTTTGCACCGACTGAAGAACGCCCCAAAAACGTCTGGTGCGAATGGGAATTCAAGCTCTGA
- a CDS encoding DUF3795 domain-containing protein, producing MSKEQSGDLKKYPYGICGVYCGQCPNGNGRVKVIAGELKRLVDTVRYDWLNEVVKSFKFDEFRKGLEWFSAAQCPDCLNGGGAPCENKKCAPEKKIESCLLCTDYLTCPNTEYHREWYPFVVENYARVRQVGLQKHLEEEEQRAKAGISLMSQLERRCCKVVKLEDE from the coding sequence TTGTCCAAGGAACAATCTGGAGACTTGAAGAAATACCCATACGGAATATGCGGCGTCTATTGTGGCCAATGCCCCAATGGCAACGGACGAGTAAAAGTGATAGCTGGAGAGCTGAAACGACTTGTTGACACAGTTCGCTACGACTGGCTCAACGAAGTTGTGAAATCATTCAAGTTTGACGAGTTCAGAAAAGGCTTAGAATGGTTCTCCGCAGCGCAGTGCCCCGACTGTCTGAACGGTGGGGGCGCACCCTGCGAAAACAAGAAATGTGCTCCTGAAAAGAAGATTGAAAGCTGCCTTCTCTGCACAGATTATCTTACATGTCCTAACACAGAGTATCACCGCGAGTGGTATCCATTCGTCGTTGAAAACTACGCGCGCGTCAGGCAGGTTGGACTCCAGAAGCATCTTGAGGAAGAGGAGCAGAGGGCAAAGGCTGGAATCAGCCTGATGAGCCAGTTAGAGAGAAGATGCTGCAAAGTCGTGAAACTAGAAGACGAATAA
- a CDS encoding carboxymuconolactone decarboxylase family protein, with amino-acid sequence MNKRILSNGHLGIKRFFALDSRAYEKGALDAKTKELLGLVASTVLRCNDCITYHVIRCVQESASDAELFEALNVAMVVGGSITIPHLRRAVDVLDQCRQKQKRHEKIKL; translated from the coding sequence ATGAACAAGCGCATCCTCTCGAACGGGCATCTCGGGATTAAGCGGTTTTTCGCCTTGGACAGTCGCGCTTACGAGAAAGGCGCCTTGGACGCAAAAACCAAGGAACTACTAGGTCTCGTTGCTTCAACCGTTTTGCGCTGCAACGACTGCATCACCTATCATGTCATACGCTGCGTGCAGGAAAGCGCTTCCGACGCGGAGTTGTTTGAGGCGTTGAATGTGGCGATGGTTGTGGGCGGGTCGATCACGATACCGCACCTGCGCCGAGCGGTCGATGTGCTTGATCAGTGCAGACAAAAACAGAAACGACACGAAAAAATCAAGCTTTGA
- a CDS encoding winged helix DNA-binding domain-containing protein, whose amino-acid sequence MTTEADCMSSNGKKRSVERFSLKAVTRLYLAKHHLLRKAQKKALGQVVDDVCGLHAQAATTPYLSLWSRVEDFDNSLLDEALYKSKSLVKTWVMRGTLHVTPSKDLPIFNRALRRMWFEHHGRYMRAPDWPSREERKNVIYPKIMEALAQEALKRKDLNNRVRSLLKDDSKPYERLFSGWGGILKETAYEGLTVYAQPCDRKACFARLDKWLPNIDLNKVSEEEAQKNLFLKYLHGYGPATQQDFVLWSGVVAGDAKKAIEGASDMIEEVEIEGAKGRFWLLKKDFRTLASICLDERPPAILLPKFDSILLGHKDRTRIIRDEYKKRVFKPKVGDIAATVWIDGHVAGTWKTQKTKQALSILIAPFEKIGKEDLRDLEKRAQELGSYTGFGESKLMLAG is encoded by the coding sequence ATGACAACAGAAGCAGATTGTATGTCCAGCAATGGCAAAAAAAGAAGCGTTGAACGCTTTTCTTTGAAAGCAGTCACTCGTCTATACCTTGCCAAACATCACCTGCTTCGAAAAGCCCAAAAAAAAGCCCTTGGCCAAGTTGTTGACGACGTTTGCGGTTTACATGCTCAAGCGGCAACTACACCTTATTTGTCGTTGTGGAGCAGAGTCGAAGACTTTGACAATAGCCTACTGGATGAAGCGCTTTACAAAAGCAAATCGCTAGTAAAGACGTGGGTTATGCGCGGCACGTTGCATGTGACTCCATCTAAGGACTTGCCGATCTTCAATAGAGCGCTGAGACGAATGTGGTTTGAGCATCATGGTCGTTACATGCGTGCTCCTGACTGGCCGTCAAGAGAGGAGAGGAAAAACGTCATCTATCCCAAGATAATGGAGGCGTTGGCTCAAGAAGCACTCAAACGCAAGGACCTGAACAACCGCGTGCGTTCGTTGCTCAAAGATGACTCGAAGCCTTATGAAAGACTCTTCTCAGGTTGGGGCGGTATTCTTAAGGAAACCGCATATGAAGGCTTAACCGTCTACGCCCAGCCCTGCGACAGAAAAGCATGCTTCGCACGATTGGACAAGTGGCTACCCAACATCGACTTGAACAAAGTGAGCGAGGAAGAGGCTCAAAAAAACCTTTTTCTGAAATATCTGCACGGTTACGGTCCAGCCACACAACAAGATTTCGTTCTATGGAGCGGGGTGGTGGCAGGCGACGCCAAGAAAGCAATAGAAGGCGCAAGCGACATGATTGAAGAGGTCGAAATAGAGGGCGCGAAGGGACGGTTCTGGCTCTTAAAGAAGGATTTCAGGACCTTAGCCTCGATATGTCTCGATGAAAGACCACCGGCGATCCTGCTGCCCAAGTTCGACTCTATTCTTCTGGGACATAAAGACAGGACACGCATAATACGAGACGAATACAAGAAACGCGTGTTCAAGCCAAAGGTTGGAGACATAGCCGCTACGGTATGGATCGACGGGCATGTAGCTGGAACGTGGAAAACCCAGAAAACAAAACAAGCACTTTCAATTTTGATAGCTCCGTTCGAGAAGATCGGAAAAGAAGACTTGAGAGACCTTGAAAAGAGGGCTCAAGAGCTAGGTTCGTACACGGGATTCGGGGAAAGCAAGCTTATGCTAGCGGGTTGA
- a CDS encoding DUF3795 domain-containing protein: MDKTLDFNLVTPCGSYCGECTYYKQGCPGCGYVKGKPFWGECRFYSCVREKCVEHCGLCAEFPCNYYLTTYDPKEGAWRVFYRAGQLAYRKKIGTKTWLEEKIKGGNPDPKFSK; the protein is encoded by the coding sequence ATGGATAAGACTCTAGATTTCAACCTGGTGACGCCTTGTGGTTCGTACTGCGGCGAATGCACCTACTATAAGCAAGGCTGTCCGGGATGCGGCTACGTAAAAGGAAAGCCATTCTGGGGAGAATGCCGATTCTATTCATGCGTGAGAGAAAAATGCGTGGAACACTGCGGCTTGTGCGCCGAGTTTCCATGCAACTACTATCTGACAACGTACGATCCAAAAGAAGGTGCGTGGCGAGTGTTCTACAGAGCTGGTCAATTGGCCTATAGGAAGAAAATAGGCACCAAAACATGGCTCGAAGAGAAAATTAAAGGCGGAAACCCTGATCCAAAGTTCAGCAAATAG
- a CDS encoding molybdenum cofactor biosynthesis protein MoaE gives MPLKHAGVHPKGSLKLSDVIESVKKHPDYNKVGAVTLFVGVVRGETKQGESVSRLQLEAYDEKADQKLEQICEDLQAEKGIVDVQVHHFIGEFELGEDLVYVLVAGGHRDDVFPVLRKAVERYKKEAPIFKKEHIKDKKGKVKSYWVSEQKPTDRR, from the coding sequence ATGCCGCTTAAACATGCAGGAGTTCACCCAAAAGGATCGCTGAAGCTATCCGATGTTATAGAATCTGTCAAGAAGCATCCAGATTATAATAAGGTGGGCGCGGTGACCCTTTTCGTAGGCGTGGTCAGAGGCGAAACAAAACAGGGTGAATCTGTCAGCCGCTTGCAGCTTGAAGCCTATGACGAAAAAGCCGACCAAAAACTCGAGCAGATTTGTGAAGACCTTCAAGCCGAAAAAGGCATAGTTGACGTGCAGGTTCATCATTTCATAGGCGAGTTTGAACTGGGCGAAGACTTGGTCTATGTGCTAGTGGCTGGAGGACATAGGGATGACGTGTTTCCCGTGTTGCGCAAGGCAGTTGAACGCTACAAGAAAGAGGCGCCCATCTTCAAGAAAGAACACATTAAGGATAAGAAGGGCAAGGTCAAATCATATTGGGTTAGCGAACAAAAACCTACGGACAGGCGTTAA
- a CDS encoding DUF4392 domain-containing protein: MDTEQKAYMIDQTVSMDLPARRVVRQLYEAALKANAGKHLCLSAAQKLTERMNKGDHVLLLTGFAIPPMNIPETDGPIGAAVLTKSLKAIDLKPILITDESCLKVVKAAAPGTEVLQFSVDPKQAHSQAEHVLQKYNPTALIAVERPGWNSKREYHNMRGLNISNTVGKTDYLFTLAQRHDVLTIGIADGGNELGCGLISQTVRKHVPYGAKCQCPCNSGIAAATPADVLVVSGVSNWGTYGIAACLSLLKGIPYTHNKKAEMQLFNRIVKAGAIDSILQEPKPYVDGLSPSLNGLVVDLISAITNA; the protein is encoded by the coding sequence TTGGACACAGAACAAAAAGCCTACATGATAGACCAAACCGTGTCCATGGACCTTCCAGCCCGACGAGTAGTGCGTCAACTCTACGAAGCAGCTTTGAAGGCGAATGCCGGCAAGCATCTTTGCCTGAGCGCCGCCCAAAAGCTCACGGAACGCATGAACAAGGGAGACCATGTCCTTCTACTCACAGGATTTGCTATCCCACCAATGAACATCCCCGAGACAGATGGACCAATAGGCGCTGCTGTGCTGACCAAGTCTCTAAAGGCAATCGACCTCAAACCAATCCTCATAACAGACGAATCATGCCTCAAAGTAGTGAAAGCGGCAGCGCCCGGAACTGAAGTCCTCCAATTCTCAGTCGATCCGAAGCAAGCTCATTCTCAAGCAGAGCATGTACTGCAGAAATACAACCCAACAGCACTCATAGCAGTTGAGCGGCCAGGGTGGAACAGCAAACGGGAATATCATAACATGCGCGGCTTGAACATATCCAACACTGTGGGCAAGACAGACTACCTATTCACTTTAGCCCAGAGACACGATGTCTTAACGATAGGCATCGCAGACGGCGGAAACGAACTGGGATGCGGACTCATAAGCCAAACCGTGCGCAAACATGTACCCTACGGCGCCAAATGCCAATGCCCCTGCAACAGCGGCATAGCAGCAGCCACCCCAGCCGATGTCCTAGTTGTCAGCGGCGTTTCAAATTGGGGAACCTACGGCATCGCCGCCTGCCTGAGCCTGCTCAAAGGCATACCATACACTCACAACAAGAAAGCCGAAATGCAGTTGTTCAATCGCATCGTGAAGGCTGGGGCAATCGACAGCATACTCCAGGAGCCCAAGCCATACGTCGACGGCTTGTCACCCAGCCTCAACGGTTTGGTAGTTGATCTTATATCTGCGATCACAAACGCTTAA
- a CDS encoding dihydrodipicolinate reductase produces the protein MDKEKEEIRVVCYGVGAVGSRIARFLLEKQGVRIVGAIDVAKDKVGKDLGQVLEIGKKLGVTVSDDIDNVMKKACADVVVHATSSYLRDVYSQIAPVATYGVNVVSTCEELSYPYLSEPELAKKLEALGVKYAMSFLGTGINPGFLMDTLVITLTGVCQKIDKIKVKRVMNAATRRVPFQKKVGAGLTVAEFKKKMATKEITGHVGLAQSIGMVAAALRWQLDKIQVEQAEPVIAKEEAKSEAITVKKGQVAGLRQIARGVMKRKDAITLDFQAYIGAREEYDAITIDGVPPVHQKISPCVHGDLATVAIIVNSIPKVMNATPGLLTMKDLPVPVAAVEDMRKYL, from the coding sequence ATGGATAAAGAGAAAGAAGAGATACGCGTAGTGTGCTACGGTGTAGGCGCAGTAGGTAGCCGCATAGCACGCTTCCTACTGGAAAAACAGGGAGTACGAATCGTAGGCGCCATAGACGTAGCCAAAGACAAAGTCGGCAAAGACCTCGGCCAAGTGCTCGAAATCGGGAAAAAACTCGGTGTAACCGTATCCGACGACATTGACAACGTCATGAAAAAAGCCTGCGCCGACGTGGTCGTCCATGCCACTAGCTCTTACCTAAGAGATGTTTATTCACAAATAGCGCCTGTAGCCACATACGGAGTCAACGTGGTCTCAACCTGCGAAGAACTCTCCTACCCATACCTCTCTGAACCCGAGCTGGCAAAGAAACTTGAGGCATTAGGAGTCAAATACGCCATGTCCTTCCTGGGCACAGGCATCAACCCAGGCTTCCTCATGGACACACTAGTCATCACGCTCACAGGCGTATGCCAAAAAATAGACAAAATAAAAGTCAAAAGAGTAATGAACGCCGCAACCCGACGCGTGCCATTCCAAAAGAAAGTAGGCGCCGGACTCACAGTGGCTGAGTTCAAAAAGAAAATGGCAACCAAAGAAATCACAGGCCACGTAGGACTTGCACAATCAATCGGCATGGTAGCCGCAGCGTTGCGATGGCAGTTGGACAAAATCCAAGTTGAACAAGCAGAGCCTGTCATAGCCAAAGAAGAAGCCAAAAGCGAAGCCATAACAGTCAAGAAGGGACAGGTAGCCGGCTTGAGACAGATTGCCAGAGGCGTAATGAAACGAAAAGACGCAATCACACTCGATTTTCAAGCCTACATAGGCGCAAGAGAGGAATACGACGCCATAACCATCGACGGTGTGCCCCCAGTGCACCAGAAGATTTCACCCTGTGTCCACGGAGACCTAGCCACAGTCGCCATAATAGTCAACTCCATACCAAAAGTAATGAACGCAACCCCGGGCCTACTCACCATGAAAGACCTGCCCGTTCCCGTGGCAGCAGTCGAAGACATGAGAAAATACCTTTAA
- a CDS encoding 50S ribosomal protein L23, giving the protein MDPYSVILHPIMTEVASRILESENKLVFVVNLKASKADVKRAVEELYEVRVEKVTVNITHKGEKKAFVKLHPDYKAADVAIKLGML; this is encoded by the coding sequence ATGGACCCATACAGCGTAATCCTGCACCCCATCATGACCGAAGTTGCCAGCCGCATACTGGAATCCGAAAACAAACTCGTCTTCGTCGTCAACCTCAAAGCATCCAAAGCCGACGTAAAACGAGCGGTGGAAGAACTCTACGAAGTAAGAGTGGAAAAAGTCACAGTCAACATTACACACAAAGGCGAAAAAAAAGCCTTCGTCAAACTGCACCCAGATTACAAAGCCGCAGACGTCGCCATCAAACTAGGCATGCTCTAA
- the rpl4p gene encoding 50S ribosomal protein L4 — translation MGKTTSKIFDLQGKPIPKAKVQVPPVFKTPLRPDVIKRGVITLQSHRYQPQGRDPLAGKRRSVESLGAGHGMARVPRLKAGGQTAAFGVGIVKGRQAFPPVSQKKIYKKIPKKEMHLAIRSALAATGTKEQVAARGHIADMIKDFPLVVTDDIQTLKKTSQVEDAFLKLGLWPDIVRVKESLKERAGKGKGRGRRLKQAVGPLLVIAENGGIAQAARNLLGVDITTVNNLNVELLAPGTHPGRLTVWSKSAFEKLNELYA, via the coding sequence ATGGGCAAAACAACCAGCAAAATCTTCGACCTACAAGGGAAACCCATACCCAAAGCCAAAGTTCAAGTCCCGCCAGTTTTCAAGACGCCGTTGAGGCCAGACGTAATCAAAAGAGGCGTCATCACTCTACAATCACACCGCTACCAACCACAAGGCAGAGACCCCTTAGCAGGAAAACGCAGAAGCGTCGAATCACTAGGCGCAGGACACGGCATGGCCCGCGTGCCCAGACTCAAAGCAGGCGGACAAACAGCCGCTTTCGGCGTAGGCATAGTCAAGGGACGACAAGCATTCCCACCAGTATCCCAAAAAAAAATCTACAAAAAAATCCCAAAAAAAGAAATGCACCTAGCCATACGCTCAGCCTTAGCCGCCACAGGAACCAAAGAGCAAGTCGCAGCCCGAGGACATATAGCGGACATGATCAAAGACTTCCCCCTAGTCGTAACAGACGACATACAAACCCTCAAAAAAACAAGCCAAGTCGAAGACGCCTTCCTCAAACTCGGACTATGGCCTGACATCGTACGAGTTAAAGAAAGCCTCAAAGAACGCGCTGGAAAAGGCAAAGGACGTGGCAGAAGACTAAAACAAGCAGTTGGACCCCTACTGGTCATAGCTGAAAACGGCGGCATCGCCCAAGCAGCACGCAACCTCCTAGGCGTGGACATAACAACCGTCAACAACCTAAACGTAGAACTTCTTGCACCAGGAACCCACCCCGGAAGACTCACAGTCTGGTCAAAATCAGCCTTCGAAAAACTAAACGAACTATATGCCTAA
- a CDS encoding 50S ribosomal protein L3 has product MGHRKVSAPKRGSLSYLPKGRAASPTGRIRYWPSLKADAPSLLGFMGYKAGMTHVIMVEDQQGSPNFGKEVAKPATVIDTPPVTIIAVRAYQRTAYGLKTLTETWMKNPPKDINRLTTPPNNPDPENGLKKIEDNLAQINQIRLLAATQPRLAGVPKKKPELIEIKIDGATIKQQLDYVKPLLGKTISITDVFKEGQYLDVIAVSKGKGIQGVIKRWGVKIRDRKSRKMKRGVATLGPWNPHRVLYTVPRSGQMGYHQRVEYNKRILKIGTDGTEITPKGGFLRYGPVKGTYAVLNGSVPGPTKRLIRLRIPARPPSRVPEAPPKIMEISLQSPQG; this is encoded by the coding sequence ATGGGTCACCGCAAAGTCAGCGCTCCTAAACGTGGTTCACTATCTTATCTGCCGAAAGGACGCGCTGCCAGCCCAACCGGACGCATACGCTACTGGCCAAGCCTAAAAGCTGACGCTCCTTCTCTCCTAGGCTTCATGGGCTACAAAGCAGGCATGACCCACGTAATCATGGTAGAGGACCAACAGGGCTCACCAAACTTCGGAAAGGAAGTAGCCAAGCCCGCGACCGTAATCGACACACCCCCAGTCACAATAATCGCAGTACGCGCTTACCAGCGCACCGCATACGGATTGAAAACACTAACCGAAACATGGATGAAAAACCCACCCAAAGACATCAACCGCCTAACAACACCACCCAACAACCCAGATCCAGAGAACGGACTCAAAAAAATCGAAGACAACCTAGCACAGATAAACCAAATACGCCTACTAGCAGCCACACAACCACGACTCGCAGGAGTACCCAAAAAGAAACCCGAACTCATCGAAATCAAAATCGACGGCGCAACAATCAAACAGCAACTAGACTACGTTAAACCCTTACTCGGAAAAACCATAAGTATAACCGACGTCTTCAAGGAAGGACAATACCTAGACGTAATAGCAGTAAGCAAAGGCAAAGGAATCCAAGGCGTCATCAAACGCTGGGGCGTCAAAATCCGAGACCGCAAAAGCCGAAAAATGAAACGCGGCGTAGCCACACTCGGACCATGGAACCCCCACCGCGTATTATACACGGTGCCACGAAGCGGACAAATGGGCTACCACCAAAGAGTCGAATACAACAAACGCATCTTAAAAATCGGCACCGACGGCACAGAAATCACACCCAAAGGCGGATTCCTACGCTACGGACCCGTAAAAGGCACATACGCGGTTCTGAACGGAAGCGTACCCGGACCCACCAAACGCCTCATAAGACTCAGAATACCAGCCAGACCGCCAAGTCGAGTACCAGAAGCACCACCAAAAATAATGGAAATCTCACTTCAATCACCACAAGGATGA
- a CDS encoding TIGR04076 family protein — MSKVHRLVLTVKEIRGHCPVHRVGDRIVVESPKIDVDKSDALCVHALGSMLSMLVPLARGVSFKDLGLAVHEGNVGYVQCLDPGPPYTAGGTVIFEIKRET, encoded by the coding sequence ATGAGCAAGGTTCACAGGTTGGTTCTGACGGTTAAAGAGATTCGTGGACACTGCCCTGTCCATAGGGTTGGAGACAGGATTGTTGTGGAATCGCCCAAGATTGATGTGGATAAGAGTGATGCGTTGTGTGTTCATGCTTTGGGTTCCATGTTGTCCATGCTGGTTCCGCTGGCACGTGGCGTCAGCTTCAAAGACCTAGGCTTGGCTGTCCATGAAGGAAACGTAGGCTACGTTCAATGTTTGGACCCTGGACCGCCTTACACTGCTGGTGGAACCGTGATCTTCGAGATAAAAAGAGAAACATGA
- a CDS encoding isochorismatase family cysteine hydrolase gives MKAAVIVIDMINDFVTGVFKSDRAARIIPNIKALSDYAREQKIPVIYATDAHLPEVDPEFNVWGKHAEAGSWGAEVIDQLKPRKGDFRVFKRKYSAFQGTGLDQMLRDLHVDTVVLTGVVTDICIQHTAADAFFQGYNILIPKDCVEAVDAATQEAALKFMKKAYGPKIATSTELLKKKWT, from the coding sequence TTGAAAGCTGCAGTTATAGTCATTGACATGATTAACGATTTTGTCACCGGCGTGTTCAAAAGTGACAGAGCGGCAAGGATCATTCCCAACATCAAGGCTTTGTCGGATTACGCCCGAGAACAGAAAATCCCTGTCATCTATGCCACCGACGCACATTTGCCTGAAGTAGATCCTGAGTTTAACGTTTGGGGCAAGCACGCTGAGGCGGGATCATGGGGCGCTGAAGTAATTGACCAGTTGAAGCCTCGCAAGGGTGATTTTCGGGTTTTCAAGAGGAAGTACAGTGCCTTTCAAGGCACGGGTCTAGATCAAATGCTTCGTGACTTGCATGTTGACACTGTTGTTCTAACTGGCGTGGTGACGGATATCTGCATTCAGCACACTGCTGCGGACGCGTTTTTCCAAGGCTACAATATCCTTATCCCCAAAGACTGTGTGGAAGCAGTTGACGCGGCAACTCAAGAAGCCGCCCTCAAATTCATGAAAAAAGCCTATGGACCAAAGATAGCAACGTCGACAGAGCTGTTGAAAAAGAAGTGGACTTAA
- a CDS encoding nicotinate phosphoribosyltransferase, with protein MSLLTDLYELTMCASYFDNKRTESATFDLFIRKLPAERSYYVFAGLEQVLLYLKNLRFTTAQIDYLRTRGFKDEFLSYLRGFRFSGEVWAVPEGTVVFADEPLIRVTAPIIEAQLVESFLLNTVNLQTMIATKASRVVCAAQGRAVVEFGLRRTHGTDAAMKAARCSYIAGCDGTSSVLAGMKYGIPVFGTMAHSFVMFFDNEVEAFRAFAKTFPRSSTFLIDTYDNVKGAENAAVVAKELERKGFRLGGVRIDSGDLVEISKKVRAMLDEKGLGYVKVFASGDLDEHKIEGLLRGGAKIDSFGVGTRMSTSQDRPYVDVIYKLCEKMNKSGKFVPTMKLSQGKITLPARKQVFRVEDKSGCFVKDIIGLHDEKVEGTPLLIKVVEKGEVVYELPRLEEIRKNTLENLSKLPDRYKRLRKAPHYPVTVSPNLKMLLKELTNELKKIEDSA; from the coding sequence ATGAGTCTGCTCACCGACTTGTACGAGTTGACCATGTGTGCCAGCTACTTTGACAACAAACGAACTGAATCAGCTACTTTTGACTTGTTCATTCGAAAACTTCCAGCTGAAAGGTCGTACTATGTTTTTGCGGGTCTGGAGCAAGTGCTCCTATACCTGAAGAACCTGAGGTTCACTACAGCTCAGATCGATTACTTGAGGACACGCGGGTTTAAGGACGAGTTTCTCAGTTACCTGCGTGGATTCAGGTTTTCAGGCGAGGTTTGGGCAGTTCCCGAGGGCACCGTTGTGTTTGCGGATGAACCTTTGATCAGAGTCACAGCTCCGATAATTGAAGCCCAACTTGTCGAATCTTTCCTGTTGAACACCGTTAACTTGCAAACGATGATTGCCACTAAAGCCTCCCGAGTCGTGTGTGCGGCGCAAGGCAGAGCCGTGGTTGAGTTCGGTCTGAGACGAACCCATGGCACGGATGCTGCAATGAAGGCGGCGCGGTGCAGTTACATCGCGGGTTGTGATGGCACTTCCAGCGTGTTAGCTGGAATGAAGTATGGTATTCCGGTTTTTGGAACGATGGCTCATTCTTTTGTTATGTTTTTCGACAACGAGGTTGAAGCTTTCAGGGCTTTTGCCAAGACTTTCCCGAGAAGTTCCACGTTTCTAATCGACACGTATGATAATGTCAAAGGCGCGGAAAACGCGGCGGTTGTTGCGAAAGAGTTGGAGAGAAAGGGCTTCCGACTTGGCGGCGTCAGGATCGACAGTGGGGATTTGGTTGAAATAAGCAAGAAAGTCCGTGCGATGCTGGATGAGAAAGGTCTGGGCTACGTGAAGGTTTTCGCCAGTGGCGATTTGGACGAGCATAAGATTGAGGGGTTGTTGCGTGGAGGTGCGAAGATTGACTCTTTCGGTGTTGGCACTCGAATGAGCACGTCTCAGGACAGACCGTATGTTGACGTTATTTACAAGTTGTGCGAGAAGATGAACAAGTCGGGAAAGTTTGTGCCAACTATGAAGCTGAGTCAGGGCAAGATAACTCTTCCAGCAAGAAAGCAGGTGTTCAGAGTTGAGGACAAGAGCGGCTGCTTTGTGAAGGATATCATTGGGTTACATGACGAGAAGGTTGAAGGCACACCACTGTTGATCAAAGTGGTAGAGAAAGGCGAAGTAGTATATGAACTGCCCCGGCTTGAAGAGATACGGAAAAACACTTTGGAAAACCTTTCCAAGTTGCCCGACAGGTACAAGCGGCTGAGAAAAGCGCCTCACTACCCTGTGACAGTGAGCCCAAACCTGAAAATGCTATTGAAGGAACTAACCAACGAACTGAAGAAGATTGAGGACTCTGCTTAG